In the genome of Microbacterium saperdae, one region contains:
- a CDS encoding S66 family peptidase: protein MLSAPKLRAGDRVAVLSPSFAAPAVAPEIHEQALRRLADLTGLVPVEYPTTRLLDASPEARAADVNAAFADPGIRAILATIGGDDQILVVPHLDPALALADPKPFLGYSDNTHMLNWLWGLGITGFYGGSTAVHLGPGPGIDGIHLQSLRAALLDGGALEIIDPGESEDVGRRWTDPRALTENGDRTPTEPWTWAGPARRVTGRTWGGCLEVVDGLALADLLPAVAQLEGGVLLLETSEERPSASWVRRWLRGLGERGVLGAVDGVMMARPPVSDFEFLPADAEATALRAAQRDAVIEVVAHYNPEAVVCVGVPFGHTRPQWILPYGGDVVLDGVTRTITADY from the coding sequence ATGCTGTCCGCACCGAAACTCCGTGCCGGCGATCGTGTCGCCGTGCTGTCGCCCTCCTTCGCCGCGCCCGCTGTCGCGCCCGAGATCCACGAGCAGGCGCTGCGGCGGCTCGCCGATCTCACCGGACTCGTGCCGGTGGAGTACCCGACCACGCGTCTGCTCGACGCGAGTCCCGAGGCGCGCGCGGCCGATGTCAACGCGGCCTTCGCCGATCCGGGCATCCGCGCGATCCTCGCCACGATCGGGGGCGACGATCAGATCCTCGTGGTGCCGCACCTCGATCCGGCGCTCGCACTCGCCGACCCGAAGCCCTTCCTCGGTTACAGCGACAACACCCACATGCTGAACTGGCTCTGGGGCCTCGGGATCACAGGGTTCTACGGCGGCTCGACCGCCGTGCACCTCGGGCCCGGGCCCGGCATCGACGGCATCCATCTGCAGTCTCTGCGGGCCGCGCTGCTCGACGGCGGCGCGCTCGAGATCATCGATCCGGGAGAATCCGAGGACGTCGGGCGGCGATGGACCGATCCGCGGGCGCTGACCGAGAACGGCGACCGCACGCCCACCGAGCCCTGGACCTGGGCGGGCCCGGCACGACGGGTCACCGGGCGCACGTGGGGTGGCTGCCTGGAAGTGGTCGACGGCCTCGCGCTGGCCGACCTTCTGCCGGCGGTGGCGCAGCTGGAGGGCGGCGTCCTGCTGCTGGAGACCAGCGAGGAGCGACCGTCGGCGAGCTGGGTGCGGCGCTGGCTGCGCGGGCTCGGGGAACGGGGTGTGCTCGGCGCGGTCGACGGGGTGATGATGGCCCGTCCGCCGGTCAGTGACTTCGAGTTCCTGCCCGCCGACGCCGAGGCGACGGCGCTGCGTGCTGCCCAGCGGGATGCGGTGATCGAGGTCGTCGCCCACTACAACCCGGAAGCCGTGGTCTGCGTCGGCGTCCCCTTCGGTCACACGCGCCCGCAGTGGATCCTGCCCTATGGCGGCGACGTGGTCCTCGACGGCGTCACACGCACCATCACCGCCGACTACTGA
- a CDS encoding LacI family DNA-binding transcriptional regulator: protein MEDVAREAGVSGQTVSRVVNARGYVGAATRERVEEAMHRLGYRPNSAARALRSGRFRTFGVVMFSFSSYGNQRTLDAIAVRAAQLGYALTLIPVESSAKDTVVGAFRRLEEHAVDGIIIVIEAHQLDEADIEIPSGLPVVFVDSNRTAEHPFVDTDQAQGARLATEHLLDLGHETVWHVTGPAQSYSAERRREAWQSTLEAAGRRVPEPLQGDWSAASGYEAGVTLREIDGVTAVFAANDQMAIGVLRAFREVGRAVPDDVSIVGFDGLPDAAQLWPPLTTVQQHPERVGAFAVDALVAELDQGERLQTPLVGTELIVRESTAPPRQR, encoded by the coding sequence ATGGAGGACGTCGCCCGCGAGGCCGGGGTGTCCGGCCAGACCGTGTCCCGCGTCGTGAATGCGCGCGGCTACGTCGGTGCCGCGACCAGGGAGCGGGTCGAGGAGGCCATGCATCGCCTCGGCTACCGCCCGAACAGCGCGGCCAGGGCGCTGCGATCCGGCCGGTTCCGCACGTTCGGCGTCGTGATGTTCTCGTTCAGCTCCTACGGCAACCAGCGCACGCTCGACGCGATCGCCGTGCGCGCGGCGCAACTCGGATACGCCCTCACCCTCATCCCCGTGGAATCCAGTGCCAAGGACACCGTCGTGGGTGCTTTCCGCCGGCTCGAGGAGCATGCCGTCGACGGCATCATCATCGTGATCGAGGCGCATCAGCTCGACGAGGCCGACATCGAGATCCCCAGCGGGCTCCCCGTCGTGTTCGTGGACTCGAACCGCACGGCGGAGCATCCCTTCGTCGACACGGATCAGGCGCAGGGCGCACGGTTGGCGACCGAGCATCTGCTCGACCTCGGTCACGAGACCGTGTGGCACGTGACCGGGCCGGCGCAGTCGTACTCCGCCGAGCGGCGCCGGGAGGCCTGGCAGTCGACACTGGAGGCGGCAGGACGACGTGTGCCCGAACCCCTGCAGGGGGACTGGAGTGCCGCCTCCGGGTACGAGGCCGGCGTGACGCTGCGTGAGATCGACGGAGTGACCGCGGTCTTCGCCGCCAACGACCAGATGGCGATCGGCGTGCTGCGCGCGTTCCGCGAGGTCGGGCGCGCGGTTCCGGACGACGTCAGCATCGTCGGCTTCGACGGGCTGCCCGATGCGGCGCAGCTCTGGCCGCCGCTCACGACGGTGCAGCAGCACCCCGAGCGTGTCGGCGCCTTCGCCGTGGATGCGCTCGTCGCCGAGCTCGACCAGGGGGAGCGGCTGCAGACCCCGCTCGTGGGCACCGAGCTCATCGTGCGGGAGAGCACAGCGCCGCCGCGGCAGCGCTGA
- a CDS encoding ABC transporter permease, whose amino-acid sequence MTGFNWEDLMAFLTRRADDILELTRDHLVVVLISIALASAIGIGLGILVRNRRIARTTVLTAAAVAITIPSLALLALLSPILGLGWLPTVVALVFYSLLPVVRNTVVGLREVPVSVLESARGMGLGPARVLFTVQLPIAWPVIMTGIRVAAQLTVGIAAIAAYVAGPGLGEYIFKGLSSLGSKNALNYALTGTVAVIILALVLDGILVLIARLTTSRGLRA is encoded by the coding sequence TTGACCGGATTCAACTGGGAAGACCTCATGGCCTTCCTCACACGTCGCGCAGACGACATCCTCGAGCTGACCCGCGATCATCTCGTCGTCGTGCTCATCTCCATCGCGCTGGCCTCGGCCATCGGGATCGGGCTGGGCATCCTCGTCCGCAATCGACGCATCGCCCGCACGACGGTGTTGACCGCAGCCGCCGTCGCGATCACGATCCCGTCGCTCGCGCTCCTCGCCCTGCTCAGCCCGATCCTCGGTCTCGGCTGGCTGCCCACCGTGGTCGCGCTCGTCTTCTACTCCCTGCTCCCTGTCGTACGCAACACGGTCGTCGGTCTCCGCGAGGTGCCGGTCTCGGTCCTGGAATCCGCACGCGGGATGGGCCTCGGCCCCGCGCGGGTGCTCTTCACCGTGCAGCTGCCGATCGCCTGGCCGGTGATCATGACCGGCATCCGCGTCGCCGCCCAGCTCACGGTCGGCATCGCGGCGATCGCCGCCTACGTCGCGGGCCCAGGACTCGGCGAGTACATCTTCAAGGGGCTGTCTTCCCTGGGCTCCAAGAACGCCCTCAACTACGCGCTCACCGGCACCGTCGCCGTGATCATCCTCGCGCTCGTCCTCGACGGCATCCTCGTGCTCATCGCCCGTCTCACCACCTCAAGGGGTCTCCGTGCCTGA
- a CDS encoding carbohydrate ABC transporter permease — MTTEIIAAPGTAGIRRREKRDWRGWAFVGPFMVVFALVFLTPLAYALYLSFFQEKLIGGTSFVGFDNYVRALGDSQFWEAFGRVILFLVVQVPIMLALALGAALALDSARLRGASFFRILIFLPYAVPAVVAVLMWGYIYGDQFGLTSNINDFLGSDLITPFAREWILVSIGNIVTWQFVGYNMLIFYSSLKTIPTDMYEAASLDGAGAWRTIFSIKIPSVRGALVIATIFSIIGSFQLFNEPNILRPLAPNVITTYFTPNMYAYNLSFAGQQFNYAATIAIIMGVITAVIAYVVQLRGSKSEVR, encoded by the coding sequence ATGACGACTGAAATCATTGCGGCCCCCGGCACCGCCGGCATCCGCCGCCGCGAGAAGCGCGACTGGAGAGGATGGGCCTTCGTCGGCCCGTTCATGGTCGTGTTCGCCCTGGTGTTCCTGACGCCGCTCGCCTACGCGCTGTACCTCAGCTTCTTCCAGGAGAAGCTCATCGGCGGCACCTCGTTCGTCGGCTTCGACAACTACGTCCGCGCCCTCGGCGACTCGCAGTTCTGGGAGGCGTTCGGCCGCGTGATCCTCTTCCTGGTCGTCCAGGTCCCGATCATGCTCGCCCTCGCGCTCGGCGCGGCACTCGCCCTCGACAGCGCCCGACTGCGCGGCGCCTCGTTCTTCCGCATCCTGATCTTCCTGCCGTACGCGGTGCCGGCCGTCGTGGCCGTGCTGATGTGGGGCTACATCTACGGCGACCAGTTCGGGCTCACGTCGAACATCAACGACTTCCTCGGCAGTGACCTCATCACGCCGTTCGCGAGGGAATGGATCCTGGTCTCGATCGGCAACATCGTCACCTGGCAGTTCGTCGGCTACAACATGCTGATCTTCTACTCCTCGCTCAAGACGATCCCCACCGACATGTACGAAGCCGCATCCCTCGACGGCGCCGGCGCATGGCGCACGATCTTCTCGATCAAGATCCCCTCGGTGCGCGGCGCTCTCGTGATCGCCACGATCTTCTCGATCATCGGCAGCTTCCAGCTCTTCAACGAGCCCAACATCCTGCGTCCGCTCGCGCCGAACGTGATCACGACGTACTTCACCCCCAACATGTACGCCTACAACCTCTCGTTCGCGGGACAGCAGTTCAACTACGCCGCGACGATCGCCATCATCATGGGCGTCATCACGGCCGTGATCGCCTACGTCGTGCAACTGCGCGGCTCGAAGTCGGAGGTGCGCTGA
- a CDS encoding HAD family hydrolase, which translates to MPGKKWVLFDIGGVLELVDDDAWQEEWWQRWCAVSGLERETFDARVEAAELPAIDLTVGTEAAFWNGLAAAIGLDKAQRTAMRADFWDAYCGTGNTELIEYARALRPRAGTAILSNSADGAREEEERRFGFSAMFDPICYSHEQGVNKPDPQAYLRALQRLGADPADVLFIDDHQSAVDGAHAVGIRAILHRDNATTIAAIEEFLRG; encoded by the coding sequence ATGCCGGGAAAGAAATGGGTCCTGTTCGACATCGGCGGCGTGCTGGAGCTCGTCGACGACGACGCGTGGCAGGAGGAGTGGTGGCAGCGCTGGTGCGCGGTCAGCGGACTCGAGCGCGAGACCTTCGATGCGCGCGTCGAGGCCGCCGAGCTCCCCGCGATCGACCTCACGGTCGGCACGGAGGCCGCGTTCTGGAATGGGCTCGCTGCCGCGATCGGTCTCGACAAGGCGCAGCGCACGGCCATGCGCGCGGACTTCTGGGACGCGTACTGCGGCACGGGCAACACCGAGCTGATCGAATACGCCCGTGCCCTGCGCCCGCGGGCCGGCACCGCCATCCTCTCGAACTCCGCCGACGGTGCGCGCGAGGAGGAGGAGCGTCGTTTCGGCTTCTCCGCGATGTTCGACCCGATCTGCTACAGCCACGAGCAGGGCGTGAACAAACCCGATCCGCAGGCCTATCTGCGCGCGCTGCAGCGACTGGGTGCCGATCCCGCCGACGTGCTGTTCATCGATGACCATCAGAGCGCGGTCGACGGCGCACACGCCGTCGGCATCCGTGCGATCCTGCACCGCGACAATGCGACGACGATCGCGGCCATCGAGGAGTTCCTCAGGGGCTGA
- a CDS encoding ABC transporter ATP-binding protein: MPDITTNTGVLTSLASQQGGVDIVLDRITKQYPGQSTPAVEDFSMRIEPGELVMFVGPSGCGKTTTMKMINRIIEPSSGSIRINGDDVLSLDGNELRRHIGYVIQQIGLFPHFTIAENIAVVPKLLGWSKARTAARVEELLNTVQLDPGIFADRYPRQLSGGQQQRVGVARALAADPPVMLMDEPFGATDPITREKLQAEFLRLQADIGKTIIFVTHDFEEAIRMGDRIAVLSERSRIEQFDTPARILANPANEYVRSFIGEGAALKRLALIPVSGATVGSPDSAAPAATIDEETSLREALDLLVLTGAPRINVTRGGAIVGSIDQAAISAALGATAPARRAEGE, from the coding sequence GTGCCTGACATCACCACGAACACCGGCGTTCTCACCTCCCTCGCCTCGCAGCAGGGCGGCGTCGACATCGTCCTCGACCGCATCACAAAGCAGTACCCGGGGCAGTCGACTCCCGCCGTCGAGGACTTCTCGATGCGCATCGAGCCCGGCGAGCTGGTCATGTTCGTCGGCCCCAGCGGCTGCGGCAAGACCACCACCATGAAGATGATCAACCGCATCATCGAGCCGTCCTCCGGGTCCATCCGCATCAACGGCGACGACGTCCTGTCACTCGACGGCAACGAGCTGCGCCGGCACATCGGCTATGTGATCCAGCAGATCGGGTTGTTCCCGCACTTCACGATCGCGGAGAACATCGCCGTCGTCCCGAAGCTGCTCGGCTGGTCGAAGGCACGCACGGCGGCACGCGTCGAGGAGCTGCTGAACACGGTGCAGCTCGACCCGGGCATCTTCGCCGACCGCTACCCCCGCCAGCTCTCCGGCGGTCAGCAGCAGCGCGTGGGCGTCGCCAGAGCGCTCGCGGCGGATCCGCCCGTGATGCTGATGGACGAGCCTTTCGGTGCGACCGACCCGATCACGCGCGAGAAGCTGCAGGCGGAGTTCCTCCGGCTGCAGGCCGACATCGGCAAGACGATCATCTTCGTCACGCACGACTTCGAAGAGGCGATCCGGATGGGCGATCGGATCGCGGTGCTGAGCGAGCGCAGCCGGATCGAGCAGTTCGACACCCCGGCACGCATCCTCGCGAACCCGGCCAACGAATACGTACGCTCGTTCATCGGCGAAGGGGCGGCGCTCAAGCGACTCGCGCTCATCCCGGTGAGCGGGGCGACGGTCGGCTCACCGGACTCCGCTGCTCCCGCGGCCACGATCGACGAGGAGACCTCGCTGCGCGAGGCTCTCGACCTCCTGGTGCTCACCGGTGCCCCGCGCATCAACGTGACGCGTGGGGGCGCCATCGTCGGATCGATCGATCAGGCGGCGATCTCCGCCGCGCTCGGGGCCACCGCACCCGCACGCCGCGCGGAGGGCGAGTGA
- a CDS encoding glycoside hydrolase family 35 protein: MTSFSIGDTDFLRDGQPHQVISGALHYFRVHPDQWQDRIRKARLMGLNTIETYVAWNAHEPRRGEWDATGWNDLGRFLDLVHAEGLDAIVRPGPYICAEWHNGGLPNWLTAGERSLRSSDPEFLVDISAYLRRVYEIVAPRQVDRGGPVVLVQIENEYGAYGSDKAYLEALVTLTKDAGITVPLTTVDQPVDQMLEDGSLPALHKTGSFGSRTTERLATLRAHQPTGPLMCSEFWDGWFDWWGGVHHTTEVDAAAADLDAMLSAGASVNIYMFHGGTNFGLTNGANHKGRYLPIVTSYDYDAPLDEAGNPTAKFFAFRDVIAKYAPVPEELPTAASPSPTLTVPLTPVGAWTDAPAADAATETPRTFDALAHLSALARYDVALPPTEGPGLLSLEEVRDLAWVQVDGQPIGTLSRTRHDRTLRIPAGRTLSILVEDQGRVNYDHRLGEEKGLLGTPTLDGILLTGWHSTPLDVAEIARTLAARTDAAEAGSGPSAWIGDIPLDAPSDLFLDTTAWSKGYAFVNGFFLGRYWRNGPQRTLFVPAPATRAGNNRLVVLELENLLAPHAELVAGLLLGDTEE; the protein is encoded by the coding sequence GTGACCTCGTTCTCCATCGGCGACACCGACTTCCTCCGCGACGGACAGCCGCACCAGGTGATCTCCGGCGCCCTCCACTACTTCCGCGTGCACCCGGACCAGTGGCAGGATCGCATCCGCAAGGCACGCCTGATGGGGCTGAACACGATCGAGACCTACGTCGCCTGGAACGCCCATGAGCCCCGCCGCGGCGAGTGGGATGCGACCGGGTGGAACGACCTCGGTCGCTTCCTCGATCTGGTGCACGCGGAAGGCCTGGACGCGATCGTGCGTCCCGGCCCCTACATCTGCGCCGAATGGCACAACGGCGGGCTCCCGAACTGGCTCACCGCCGGCGAGCGCTCGCTGCGCTCCTCCGACCCGGAGTTCCTGGTCGACATCAGCGCCTATCTGCGCCGCGTGTACGAGATCGTCGCTCCGCGTCAGGTCGACCGCGGCGGCCCCGTGGTGCTCGTCCAGATCGAGAACGAGTACGGCGCCTACGGCTCCGACAAGGCCTACCTCGAAGCGCTGGTGACTCTCACGAAGGACGCCGGGATCACGGTCCCGCTCACCACCGTCGACCAGCCGGTCGACCAGATGCTCGAGGACGGCAGCCTGCCCGCACTGCACAAGACCGGCTCCTTCGGCTCCCGCACGACGGAACGCCTGGCGACGCTGCGCGCCCACCAGCCCACCGGTCCGCTCATGTGCTCCGAGTTCTGGGACGGCTGGTTCGACTGGTGGGGCGGCGTGCACCACACGACCGAGGTGGATGCCGCGGCGGCCGACCTCGACGCGATGCTGTCGGCGGGCGCCTCGGTGAACATCTACATGTTCCACGGAGGCACGAACTTCGGTCTCACGAACGGGGCCAACCACAAGGGCCGCTACCTCCCCATCGTCACCTCCTATGACTACGACGCCCCTCTGGATGAGGCGGGCAACCCCACCGCGAAGTTCTTCGCTTTCCGCGACGTGATCGCCAAGTACGCCCCGGTGCCGGAAGAGCTGCCGACCGCGGCGAGCCCGTCGCCGACGCTGACCGTTCCGCTGACCCCGGTGGGTGCGTGGACGGATGCCCCCGCTGCGGATGCCGCGACCGAGACACCCCGCACGTTCGATGCGCTCGCCCACCTCAGCGCGCTCGCCCGGTATGACGTCGCGCTGCCGCCGACCGAGGGACCAGGACTGCTGTCGCTCGAGGAGGTGCGCGACCTCGCCTGGGTGCAGGTCGACGGACAGCCGATCGGCACGCTCTCGCGCACGCGCCACGACCGCACGCTGCGGATCCCGGCCGGCCGCACCCTCAGCATCCTGGTCGAGGATCAGGGCCGCGTGAACTACGACCATCGACTCGGCGAGGAGAAGGGGCTGCTCGGCACCCCGACTCTGGACGGCATCCTGCTCACGGGCTGGCACTCGACACCGCTCGACGTCGCGGAGATCGCCCGCACCCTCGCCGCCCGGACGGATGCGGCAGAGGCGGGATCGGGACCGAGCGCCTGGATCGGAGACATCCCTCTCGACGCGCCGAGCGACCTGTTCCTCGATACCACGGCGTGGAGCAAGGGCTATGCGTTCGTGAACGGCTTCTTCCTGGGGCGGTACTGGCGCAACGGCCCGCAGCGCACCCTGTTCGTGCCTGCCCCCGCGACGCGCGCCGGGAACAACCGCCTCGTGGTCCTCGAGCTCGAGAACCTGCTCGCCCCGCACGCGGAGCTCGTGGCCGGTCTGCTGCTCGGCGACACCGAGGAGTAG
- a CDS encoding IclR family transcriptional regulator → MNTATTPSAPRRNSSGLGRDIEILELLGTDEALRSGGLGVSQVAQSTGRDKAVVSRTLATLAESGLVERDDDTLRYLLGPRLYALAAHTASTTLVHASRSILRRLVQSTRETSHLCVLRGGNVLTLLSELSPHDVRTTGWAGTTTAAWRTPSGRALLSDWDEESLARWYEDHGQDQPLVGRFDQADPSVFPVLDAPPPGNAPVTDLASLLTELARIREQGYALSDEELEFGVVAASAPITDFTGRIVAAVNVSAPKARIGHRLDALGVFVSRAARELSARLGATGA, encoded by the coding sequence GTGAACACCGCCACGACGCCCTCCGCTCCCCGCCGGAACTCCTCCGGCCTGGGGCGCGACATCGAGATCCTCGAGCTGCTCGGCACCGATGAGGCGCTGAGATCGGGAGGGCTCGGCGTCTCCCAGGTCGCACAGTCCACCGGCCGCGACAAGGCGGTGGTCTCACGCACCCTGGCGACGCTCGCCGAGAGCGGCCTGGTCGAGCGCGACGACGACACCCTCCGCTACCTGCTGGGACCGCGGCTGTACGCACTCGCGGCGCACACGGCCAGCACGACCCTCGTGCACGCCTCACGCAGCATCCTGCGCCGACTGGTGCAGTCGACGAGGGAGACCAGCCACCTGTGCGTGCTGCGCGGCGGCAACGTGCTCACCCTGTTGAGCGAGCTCAGCCCGCACGACGTGCGGACGACGGGCTGGGCGGGAACCACCACGGCCGCCTGGCGCACCCCCTCCGGTCGCGCACTGCTGAGCGACTGGGACGAGGAGTCGCTCGCGCGCTGGTACGAGGACCACGGCCAGGATCAGCCACTGGTCGGGCGATTCGACCAGGCGGACCCCTCGGTGTTCCCCGTCCTCGACGCCCCGCCTCCCGGCAACGCCCCCGTGACCGACCTCGCCAGCCTCCTGACCGAGCTCGCGCGTATCCGCGAACAGGGATACGCGCTCTCCGACGAGGAACTCGAGTTCGGCGTCGTCGCCGCGTCGGCGCCGATCACGGACTTCACGGGGCGCATCGTCGCCGCCGTGAACGTCAGCGCCCCCAAGGCGCGCATCGGACACCGGCTGGATGCTCTGGGCGTGTTCGTCTCACGCGCTGCCCGGGAGCTGTCGGCACGACTCGGCGCCACCGGCGCCTGA
- a CDS encoding ABC transporter substrate-binding protein codes for MKHLPHPAARRTLTVLAAGTVAALALAGCSTGTTDDGGSTGAGTGSFDSVEAALEKGGEITYWSWTPSAEAQAEAFMKEYPNVKVNVVNAGTNNDEYTKLQNAIKAGSGAPDVVQIEYYAFPQFALTDAFVDLSQYGFSDFEDDYTASTWNSVTDGDAIYGLPQDSGPMALFYNKAVFDAAGLDVPTTWDEYYEAAKAIHAANPSAYITNDTGDAGFATSMIWQAGGKPFSTSGTDVTIDLQDEGSKKWTENWNRLVEEDLVAPVSSWSDEWFRALGDGSIATLVIGAWMPGNLISGAPDGAGDWRVAPMPTYDGSPASAENGGGGQAVTTQSKNPELSAGFLWWLNNSEDSISLFLESGGFPSTTAELASDDFLADAPEYFGGQKINEVLAAAAGDVVEGWSYLPYQVYGNSIFGDTVGQSYQNGTDLNEGLTAWQDALVEYGNAQGFAVNK; via the coding sequence ATGAAGCACCTTCCTCACCCCGCTGCGCGCCGCACCCTGACGGTGCTCGCAGCCGGAACCGTCGCGGCCCTCGCGCTGGCCGGATGCAGCACCGGCACCACCGACGACGGTGGCAGCACGGGCGCCGGCACCGGTTCGTTCGACTCGGTCGAGGCCGCACTCGAGAAGGGCGGCGAAATCACGTACTGGTCGTGGACCCCCTCCGCCGAGGCACAGGCCGAGGCGTTCATGAAGGAATACCCGAACGTCAAGGTCAACGTCGTCAACGCCGGTACCAACAACGACGAGTACACCAAGCTGCAGAACGCGATCAAGGCCGGCTCGGGCGCTCCCGACGTCGTGCAGATCGAGTACTACGCGTTCCCGCAGTTCGCGCTGACCGACGCGTTCGTCGACCTCTCCCAGTACGGCTTCTCGGACTTCGAGGACGACTACACGGCCTCGACGTGGAACTCCGTCACCGACGGTGACGCGATCTACGGCCTCCCCCAGGACTCGGGCCCCATGGCGCTGTTCTACAACAAGGCCGTCTTCGACGCCGCAGGGCTCGACGTGCCGACCACGTGGGACGAGTACTACGAGGCCGCCAAGGCCATCCACGCCGCGAACCCCTCCGCCTACATCACGAACGACACCGGCGACGCCGGATTCGCGACCTCGATGATCTGGCAGGCCGGCGGCAAGCCGTTCAGCACCTCCGGCACCGATGTCACGATCGACCTGCAGGACGAGGGCTCGAAGAAGTGGACCGAGAACTGGAACCGCCTCGTCGAGGAGGACCTGGTCGCACCGGTCAGCAGCTGGAGCGACGAGTGGTTCCGCGCCCTCGGCGACGGCAGCATCGCGACCCTCGTGATCGGCGCCTGGATGCCCGGCAACCTGATCTCCGGTGCCCCCGACGGCGCGGGTGACTGGCGCGTCGCGCCGATGCCGACCTACGACGGCTCTCCCGCGAGCGCCGAGAACGGCGGCGGCGGCCAGGCCGTGACCACGCAGAGCAAGAACCCGGAGCTCTCCGCCGGATTCCTGTGGTGGCTGAACAACTCCGAGGACAGCATCTCGCTGTTCCTCGAGAGCGGCGGATTCCCGTCCACCACCGCCGAGCTCGCGAGCGATGACTTCCTCGCCGACGCCCCCGAGTACTTCGGTGGCCAGAAGATCAACGAGGTCCTCGCAGCCGCTGCCGGCGACGTGGTCGAAGGCTGGAGCTACCTGCCCTACCAGGTCTACGGCAACAGCATCTTCGGTGACACCGTGGGCCAGTCGTACCAGAACGGCACCGACCTGAACGAAGGCCTCACCGCCTGGCAGGACGCGCTGGTCGAGTACGGCAACGCCCAGGGCTTCGCCGTCAACAAGTAA
- a CDS encoding AsnC family protein, whose translation MNMRTASALDPEGEPIAELSRLAGVRLDVARAEEVQVRRARNAGYSWQAIASALGVSKQAAHRRFGRH comes from the coding sequence ATGAACATGCGCACCGCATCCGCCCTCGACCCGGAGGGCGAGCCGATCGCCGAGCTGAGCCGGCTCGCAGGAGTCCGACTCGACGTCGCCCGCGCCGAGGAGGTGCAGGTGCGCCGCGCCCGCAACGCCGGATATTCCTGGCAGGCGATCGCCAGTGCGCTGGGCGTATCGAAGCAGGCCGCACACCGCAGATTCGGCCGCCACTGA
- a CDS encoding carbohydrate ABC transporter permease, protein MNPRSSKTLLIVMVVYALYTLVPLVWLLFSSTKTQSGLFSSFGLWFADDFAFFDNLAATFAYRDGIFLRWLGNTLLYVVVGAGGATLLATMAGYGLAKYRFPGRPAVFAIVLGAVAVPGTALAVPTFLLFSELGLTNTPWAVIIPSLISPFGLYLIWVFATESVPTELLEAARIDGAGEFRTFFTISMRLLAPGIVTVALFTVVATWNNYFLPLIMLSDPAWYPLTVGLNQWSSQAIGAGSQPIYNLVIMGSLLTIIPIVIAFLLLQRFWQSGLTAGSVKQ, encoded by the coding sequence ATGAACCCGCGGTCGTCCAAGACGCTGCTGATCGTCATGGTCGTCTACGCGCTCTACACGCTGGTGCCGCTGGTCTGGCTGCTGTTCAGCTCGACCAAGACGCAATCCGGGCTGTTCAGCTCGTTCGGTCTGTGGTTCGCCGACGACTTCGCATTCTTCGACAATCTCGCCGCGACCTTCGCCTACCGGGACGGCATCTTCCTGCGCTGGCTCGGCAACACCCTGCTGTACGTGGTGGTCGGCGCCGGCGGTGCGACGCTGCTGGCGACCATGGCCGGCTACGGATTGGCGAAGTACCGCTTCCCCGGTCGCCCTGCGGTGTTCGCGATCGTGCTGGGCGCCGTCGCCGTCCCCGGAACCGCACTGGCGGTCCCCACCTTCCTGCTGTTCAGCGAGCTCGGGCTCACGAACACTCCCTGGGCGGTCATCATCCCGTCGCTGATCAGCCCGTTCGGTCTGTACCTGATCTGGGTGTTCGCCACCGAGTCGGTGCCCACCGAGCTGCTGGAGGCCGCGCGCATCGACGGCGCGGGAGAGTTCCGCACGTTCTTCACGATCTCGATGCGCCTGCTGGCCCCGGGCATCGTGACGGTCGCACTCTTCACCGTGGTCGCCACCTGGAACAACTACTTCCTGCCGCTCATCATGCTCTCCGATCCGGCGTGGTACCCGCTGACCGTCGGCCTGAACCAGTGGAGCTCGCAGGCCATCGGCGCCGGCTCGCAGCCGATCTACAACCTCGTGATCATGGGCTCCCTGCTCACGATCATCCCGATCGTCATCGCCTTCCTGCTGCTCCAGCGGTTCTGGCAGTCAGGTCTCACCGCGGGAAGCGTCAAGCAGTAG